In Labrus bergylta chromosome 6, fLabBer1.1, whole genome shotgun sequence, the following proteins share a genomic window:
- the tnfaip8l1 gene encoding tumor necrosis factor alpha-induced protein 8-like protein 1: MDSFSTKSLALQAQKKLMSKMATKSMANLFIDDTSSEVLDELYRVTKEYTRNRKESQKIIKNLIKMVVKLGVLYRNNQFNGEELILVENFRKKVHTLAMTAVSFHQIEFTFDRRVMSAILNDCRELLHQAIKRHLTAKSHARVNHVFNHFADCDFLAALYGPSEVYRAHLQRICNGVNKMLDEGNL, translated from the exons ATGGACTCCTTCAGCACCAAGAGCTTAGCCCTGCAGGCGCAGAAGAAGTTGATGAGCAAGATGGCCACAAAAAGCATGGCCAACCTCTTCATTGATGACACCAGCAGCGAGGTGCTGGACGAGCTGTACCGCGTCACCAAGGAGTACACCCGCAACCGCAAAGAGTCGCAGAAGATCATCAAGAACCTGATCAAGATGGTGGTGAAGCTGGGTGTGCTCTACAGAAACAACCAGTTCAACGGCGAGGAGCTGATCCTGGTCGAGAACTTCAG GAAGAAAGTTCACACTCTGGCCATGACGGCGGTCAGTTTCCACCAGATCGAGTTCACCTTTGACCGCCGCGTCATGAGCGCCATTTTGAATGATTGCCGTGAACTGCTGCACCAGGCCATCAAACGCCACCTGACAGCCAAGAGCCACGCACGAGTCAACCATGTGTTCAATCACTTCGCTGACTGTGACTTCCTGGCGGCTCTGTACGGGCCCTCGGAGGTTTACCGCGCTCACCTGCAGAGGATTTGTAATGGGGTCAACAAGATGCTCGACGAGGGGAACCTCTGA